Proteins encoded by one window of Cannabis sativa cultivar Pink pepper isolate KNU-18-1 chromosome 4, ASM2916894v1, whole genome shotgun sequence:
- the LOC115715276 gene encoding uncharacterized membrane protein At1g16860 — MASRFPSHQLSNGLYVSGRPEQPKERTPTMSSTAMPYTGGDIKKSGELGKMLNVPDGSKSRKSGQMNNPPLRTGSFGGAVSHSGPITSNAPGRSVYTSGPVSSGSGSAAMKKTNSGPLNKHGEPMKKVSGPQSGGATRQNSGPVPNLPTTGLLTSGPIHSGPQNLSGAPKRVSGNLESMGSMKVPGSAVVHNQAVTTLSQDDDFSFRRNFPKPVLWSVILLFVMGFIAGGFILGAVHNAVLLIVVVILFAFVVALFTWNTCWGRTSVVNFISSYPDAELRSAKNGQLVKVSGVVTCGNVPLESSFRKIPRCVYTSTSLYEYRGWGSKPANSTHRRFTWGVRSSERHVVDFYISDFQSGLRALVKTGYGARVTPYVDDSFVVDVNPTNEHLSPEFAKWLREKNLSSDDRTMRLKEGYIKEGSTVSVMGVVQRNDNVLMIVPPPEPLTTGCQYMQCIFPSNLEGIVLRCEDSSKNDVIPV, encoded by the exons ATGGCTTCCAGATTCCCATCTCATCAGCTCAGCAATGGGCTGTATGTATCAGGTCGGCCCGAGCAGCCAAAAGAGAGGACTCCCACAATGAGCTCAACAGCAATGCCATATACTGGTGGCGATATTAAGAAGTCAGGAGAGTTGGGAAAAATGTTAAATGTCCCCGATGGTTCGAAATCTAGGAAATCTGGACAAATGAACAATCCTCCTTTGAGGACTGGATCGTTTGGAGGTGCTGTGTCACATTCGGGACCTATTACATCTAATGCACCGGGGCGTAGTGTTTATACTTCAGGTCCTGTTTCTTCGGGTTCTGGTTCAGCTGCAATGAAAAAGACTAATTCGGGACCATTGAACAAACATGGGGAACCTATGAAGAAAGTATCTGGCCCTCAATCGGGAGGAGCTACTCGCCAAAACTCTGGCCCTGTTCCTAATCTTCCCACTACAGGACTTTTAACATCTGGACCGATTCATTCTGGTCCTCAAAATTTATCTGGCGCCCCTAAGAGAGTATCTGGTAATTTAGAATCTATGGGATCGATGAAAGTACCTGGTTCAGCTGTCGTTCACAATCAGGCTGTCACTACATTGAGTCAAGATGATGACTTTTCCTTTAGGAGGAACTTTCCAAAGCCGGTACTTTGGTCTGTGATACTGTTGTTCGTGATGGGTTTCATTGCTGGTGGTTTTATCCTTGGAGCGGTTCATAATGCTGTTCTTCTCATTGTTGTTGTGATTCTTTTCGCCTTTGTTGTTGCGTTGTTCACTTGGAATACGTGTTGGGGAAGAACATCTGTTGTTAATTTCATTTCTAGTTATCCCGATGCTGAGCTTAGAAGTGCGAAAAATGGTCAGCTCGTGAAAGTTTCTGGG GTGGTTACTTGTGGTAATGTTCCTCTTGAATCATCCTTCCGAAAAATTCCTAGGTGTGTCTACACATCAACGAGTTTGTATGAGTATCGAGGATGGGGTTCGAAACCAGCAAACTCAACACATCGTCGTTTTACTTGGGGAGTTAGATCCTCAGAG AGGCATGTGGTAGACTTCTACATCTCAGACTTTCAGTCTGGCTTGAGAGCTTTGGTTAAGACTGGTTATGGAGCGAGAGTGACTCCCTACGTCGATGACTCCTTCGTTGTTGATGTGAACCCAACAAATGAACACTTGTCTCCCGAGTTTGCCAAGTGGTTGAGGGAGAAAAATCTTTCGAGTGATGATCGCACAATGCGATTGAAAGAAGG GTACATCAAAGAAGGTAGCACGGTTAGCGTGATGGGAGTTGTACAAAGGAACGATAATGTACTTATGATTGTCCCTCCACCCGAGCCGTTGACAACAGGATGCCAATATATGCAATGTATCTTTCCTTCTAATCTCGAGGGAATCGTCTTGAGATGTGAAGACTCGTCCAAGAATGATGTTATACCTGTTTAG